The proteins below are encoded in one region of Ursus arctos isolate Adak ecotype North America unplaced genomic scaffold, UrsArc2.0 scaffold_24, whole genome shotgun sequence:
- the JUP gene encoding LOW QUALITY PROTEIN: junction plakoglobin (The sequence of the model RefSeq protein was modified relative to this genomic sequence to represent the inferred CDS: deleted 1 base in 1 codon) yields the protein MEVMNLVEQPIKVTEWQQTYTYDSGIHSGANTCVPSVSSKGIMEEDEACGRQYTLRKTTTYTQVPQSQGDLEYQMSTTARAKRVREAMCPGVTGEDSSLLLATQVEGQSTNLQRLAEPSQLLKSAIVHLINYQDDAELATRALPELTKLLNDEDPVVVTKAAMIVNQLSKKEASRRALMGSPQLVAAVVRTMQNTSDLDTARCTTSILHNLSHHREGLLAIFKSGGIPALVRMLSSPVESVLFYAITTLHNLLLYQEGAKMAVRLADGLQKMVPLLNKNNPKFLAITTDCLQLLAYGNQESKLIILANGGPQALVQIMRNYSYEKLLWTTSRVLKVLSVCPSNKPAIVEAGGMQALGKHLTSNSPRLVQNCLWTLRNLSDVATKQEGLESVLKILVNQLSVDDVNVLTCATGTLSNLTCNSSKNKTLVTQNSGVEALIHAILRAGDKDDITEPAVCALRHLTSRHPEAEMAQNSVRLNYGIPAIVKLLNQPNQWPLVKATIGLIRNLALCPANHAPLQEAAVIPRLVQLLVKAHQDAQRHVAAGTQQPYTDGVRMEEIVEGCTGALHILARDPMNRMEIFRLNTIPLFVQLLYSSVENIQRVAAGVLCELAQDKEAADAIDAEGASAPLMELLHSRNEGTATYAAAVLFRISEDKNPDYRKRVSVELTNSLFKHDPAAWEAAQNMIPINEPYADDMDATYRPMYSSDVPLDPLDMHMDMDGDYPIDTYSDGLRPPYPTADHMLA from the exons ATGGAAGTGATGAACCTGGTCGAACAGCCCATCAAGGTGACTGAGTGGCAGCAGACATACACCTATGACTCTGGCATCCACTCGGGTGCCAACACCTGTGTGCCCTCGGTCAGCAGCAAGGGCATCATGGAAGAGGATGAGGCCTGCGGGCGCCAGTACACACTCAGGAAGACCACCACCTAcacgcaggtgccccagagccAAG gtgaCCTGGAGTACCAGATGTCCACGACGGCCAGAGCCAAGCGGGTGCGGGAGGCCATGTGTCCTGGCGTGACAGGGGAAGACAGCTCGCTGCTTCTGGCCACCCAGGTGGAGGGCCAGAGCACCAACCTGCAGCGGCTGGCCGAGCCGTCCCAGCTGCTCAAGTCGGCCATCGTGCATCTCATCAACTACCAGGACGACGCCGAGCTGGCCACCCGGGCCCTGCCTGAACTCACCAAACTGCTCAACGATGAGGACCCG GTGGTAGTGACCAAGGCAGCCATGATTGTGAACCAGCTGTCCAAGAAAGAGGCGTCGCGGCGGGCACTGATGGGCTCGCCCCAGCTGGTGGCGGCCGTGGTACGCACCATGCAGAACACGAGTGACCTGGACACGGCCCGGTGCACCACCAGCATCCTGCACAACCTGTCCCACCACCGCGAGGGGCTTCTTGCCATCTTCAAGTCAGGCGGCATCCCTGCCCTTGTCCGCATGCTCAG CTCCCCCGTGGAGTCGGTCCTGTTCTATGCCATCACCACGCTGCACAACCTGCTGCTGTACCAGGAGGGCGCCAAGATGGCGGTGCGCCTGGCAGACGGGCTGCAGAAGATGGTGCCCCTGCTGAACAAGAACAACCCCAAGTTCCTGGCCATCACCACGGACTGCCTGCAGCTCCTGGCCTACGGCAACCAGGAGAGCAAG CTCATCATCCTGGCCAACGGAGGACCCCAGGCCCTTGTGCAGATCATGCGTAACTACAGTTATGAGAAGCTGCTTTGGACCACCAGCCGTGTGCTCAAAGTGCTGTCCGTGTGTCCCAGCAATAAGCCTGCCATCGTGGAGGCCG GTGGGATGCAGGCCTTGGGCAAACACCTGACAAGCAACAGCCCCCGCCTCGTACAGAACTGCCTCTGGACCCTGCGCAACCTCTCGGACGTGGCCACCAAACAG gaGGGCCTGGAGAGCGTGCTGAAGATTCTGGTGAACCAGCTGAGCGTGGATGACGTCAACGTCCTCACCTGTGCCACGGGCACTCTGTCCAACCTGACGTGCAACAGCAGCAAGAACAAGACGCTGGTGACCCAGAACAGCGGCGTGGAGGCTCTCATCCACGCCATCCTGCGAGCCGGCGACAAGGACGACATCACGGAGCCCGCCGTCTGCGCCCTGCGCCACCTCACCAGCCGCCAC CCCGAGGCTGAGATGGCCCAGAACTCCGTGCGCCTCAACTACGGCATCCCGGCCATCGTCAAGCTGCTCAACCAGCCCAACCAGTGGCCGCTGGTCAAG GCAACCATTGGCCTGATCAGGAACCTGGCCCTGTGCCCAGCAAACCATGCCCCGCTGCAGGAGGCCGCGGTCATCCCCCGCCTCGTCCAGTTGCTGGTCAAGGCTCACCAGGATGCCCAGCGCCACGTGGCTGCGGGCACACAGCAGCCCTACACG GACGGTGTGAGGATGGAGGAGATTGTGGAGGGCTGCACCGGGGCCCTGCACATCCTGGCCCGGGATCCCATGAACCGCATGGAGATCTTCCGACTCAACACCATTCCCCTGTTCGTACAG CTCCTGTACTCCTCAGTGGAGAACATCCAGCGTGTGGCTGCCGGGGTCCTGTGTGAGCTGGCCCAGGATAAGGAGGCCGCTGATGCCATCGACGCTGAGGGGGCCTCGGCCCCGCTCATGGAGCTCCTGCACTCCCGCAATGAGGGCACCG CCACCTACGCGGCTGCTGTCCTGTTCCGTATCTCCGAGGACAAGAACCCAGATTACCGTAAGCGTGTGTCTGTGGAGCTCACCAACTCCCTCTTCAAGCATGACCCAGCTGCCTGGGAGGCT GCCCAGAACATGATCCCCATCAATGAACCCTATGCAGATG ACATGGATGCCACCTACCGCCCCATGTACTCGAGCGACGTGCCCCTGGACCCCCTGGACATGCACATGGACATGGACGGGGACTATCCCATCGACACCTACAGCGACGGCCTGCGGCCCCCCTACCCCACGGCGGACCACATGCTGGCCTAG